A genomic window from Lycium barbarum isolate Lr01 chromosome 4, ASM1917538v2, whole genome shotgun sequence includes:
- the LOC132637132 gene encoding uncharacterized protein LOC132637132: MGTPLLSCSSYRYDGVTLVPRGSPPSTLYHNPTRFTLSYCRKSMVKMSINSPPINSIVLVAVALDFLVTVDSYPKPDDKIRSTTFQVQGGGNTGNAMPCAAHLGLTPRIISKVAGDSQGKRILNELEADGIDTSFIVVSQPHFNQESFCASCTFLLQPTLFAQQDFHRQAIYFSKLPFSVLCCTFWLDFHGSTTWTEAPSISGGLISILLKLPSAKFVIVTLGEDGCIMLERAEAGILCDLFEKMKQSIDTTSTEPTCKTCKTSDVAKLHAKGIGAVCGWLLVGTAEKIPSSELVDTTGAGDAFVGAVLYSLCANFPPEKMLSFAAQVVTLKSRFVWRAENLLLLEIFL, translated from the exons ATGGGCACGCCACTGTTGAGTTGTTCATCATACAGATATGACGGCGTTACACTTGTTCCACGTGGCTCGCCGCCATCAACTCTGTATCACAATCCTACAAGATTCACTCTTTCTTATTGCAG AAAATCTATGGTCAAAATGTCAATTAACTCACCCCCAATAAACAGCATTGTT TTGGTGGCCGTGGCTTTGGATTTCTTGGTTACTGTTGATTCTTATCCTAAGCCTGATGATAAGATTCGTAGCACTACCTTTCAG GTTCAAGGAGGAGGGAATACTGGGAATGCTATGCCTTGTGCAGCTCATTTGGGTTTAACTCCAAGAATTATATCAAAG GTGGCAGGTGACTCTCAAGGGAAAAGAATACTGAATGAGCTAGAAGCTGATGGCATTGATACATCTTTTATTGTGGTGAGCCAGCCACATTTCAACCAAGAAAGCTTTTGTGCGTCTTGCACTTTTCTCTTGCAACCTACATTGTTTGCTCAACAAGATTTCCACAGGCAAGCTATTTACTTCAGCAAACTGCCCTTCAGTGTCCTTTGTTGCACATTTTGGTTGGACTTCCATGGTTCTACT ACATGGACCGAGGCTCCTTCTATATCAGGCGGATTGATTTCCATACTTTTAAAGTTGCCAAGTGCCAAATTTGTAATTGTGACATTGGGTGAAGATGGCTGCATAATGCTAGAAAGAGCAGAAGCTGGTATCCTA TGTGACTTGTTTGAAAAAATGAAACAGAGTATAGATACTACCTCAACTGAGCCAACATGCAAAACCTGCAAAACCTCG GATGTAGCAAAGCTGCATGCAAAAGGGATTGGAGCTGTGTGTGGTTGGCTTCTGGTTGGAACAGCTGAAAAGATACCGTCCTCGGAACTAGTTGATACAACTGGTGCCGGAGATGCATTTGTTGGAGCAGTTCTTTATT CTCTCTGCGCCAATTTTCCACCAGAAAAGATGTTGAGTTTTGCTGCTCAAGTG